In Nitrospinota bacterium, a single genomic region encodes these proteins:
- a CDS encoding PilZ domain-containing protein: MASRFIKEKENKINNVFKERRKFQRINAPLSVEFVVKSKSSKDGNEKASGIFMGKIGDLSEGGLSLNTTTLQYMNREDIFEDISNFLNTDVLINSKISIKIPILNKEIDGEIKRAECIPIKNKPYNFITIGVAFEKLEKVDFEFLKRYILPKQKKE, from the coding sequence ATGGCAAGTAGATTTATAAAAGAAAAGGAGAATAAAATTAATAATGTATTTAAAGAAAGAAGAAAGTTTCAAAGAATAAATGCACCTCTAAGCGTTGAATTTGTAGTTAAGAGTAAGTCCTCTAAAGATGGTAATGAAAAAGCATCAGGTATTTTCATGGGAAAAATTGGGGATTTAAGCGAAGGAGGGCTTTCTTTAAATACAACAACCTTACAATATATGAACAGAGAAGATATCTTTGAAGATATCTCAAATTTTCTTAATACAGATGTTTTAATTAACAGTAAAATTTCTATAAAAATTCCTATATTGAATAAGGAAATAGATGGAGAAATTAAAAGAGCTGAATGTATACCTATAAAAAATAAACCTTATAATTTTATAACAATTGGTGTTGCTTTTGAAAAATTAGAGAAAGTTGATTTTGAGTTTCTAAAAAGATATATTTTACCAAAACAGAAAAAAGAATAA